The proteins below are encoded in one region of Apostichopus japonicus isolate 1M-3 chromosome 4, ASM3797524v1, whole genome shotgun sequence:
- the LOC139966799 gene encoding uncharacterized protein isoform X3, with the protein MVVDYKVPKERTKLKTNEEIALDTQFRKRMKTIRRKNGDCLEDDPDSGVVYLSQIPHSFCEEAMFKYFSQFGRIKRIRLSRCRKSAKSRGFAYVEFEYAEVAKIVAETMNNYLMYRKLIRCKVVPKEELHPDTFKGCFRKFGKPRGRMNSIRRNNSYVNADTKRVSRTLKRKAKQEEKKEKLLKEMGIDFKIDGYEHDFYFQKMEWEAAKVTFAKPGEPTKTQKASPETEDVERQVATDEVEQGQAEVTERSEQPSVKETADSSSADGSKRSTRRSMRKGKKDKAEEIKSSQRLDPKETLESMMEAEESLPGDVDKISPKGMRTRSRKGAKKDEQEDAPVSRPRTQKKREVGRIPAEEKAIKRDKNTPKRKKSSARN; encoded by the exons ATGGTAGTCGATTACAAGGTTCCAAAAGAGAGGACAAAACTGAAGACCAACGAAGAAATAGCACTTGATACACAATTCAGAAAGAGAATGAAAACCATCCGAAGAAAA AATGGAGATTGCCTTGAAGATGATCCTGATTCTGGTGTGGTCTACCTTAGTCAAATACCTCATTCCTTCTGTGAAGAAGCTATGTTCAAGTACTTTTCTCAGTTTGGGAGAATAAAAAGGATAAGGCTTAGTCGTTGTAGGAAG AGTGCAAAAAGTCGAGGTTTTGCTTACGTTGAGTTTGAGTATGCAGAGGTGGCGAAGATTGTTGCAGAGACCATGAACAACTATTTGATGTATAGGAAACTCATCAGAT GCAAGGTAGTGCCAAAGGAAGAGCTTCACCCTGACACCTTCAAGGGATGTTTCAGGAAGTTTGGAAAACCTAGAGGTAGAATGAACAGCATAAGACGTAACAACAGTTATGTGAATGCAGACACGAAGAGAGTCAGCAGAACTCTTAAACGGAAAGCCAAACAGGAAGAAAAGAAGGAGAAACTGTTGAAGGAGATGGGCATTGATTTTAAGATTGATGGATAT GAAcatgatttttattttcagaaaaTGGAATGGGAGGCAGCAAAGGTTACTTTCGCCAAACCAGGTGAACCTACAAAAACTCAGAAGGCAAGTCCAGAGACTGAAGATGTTGAGAGGCAAGTCGCAACAGATGAAGTAGAACAAGGTCAGGCAGAAGTAACTGAGCGATCTGAACAACCATCGGTAAAG GAAACTGCAGATTCTTCATCAGCAGATGGTAGCAAAAGGTCAACAAGGAGAAGTATGAGGAAAGGAAAGAAGGATAAAGCAGAGGAAATCAAATCATCACAGAGATTAGACCCCAAAGAAACGTTGGAAAGTATGATG GAAGCTGAAGAATCACTACCTGGAGATGttgacaaaatatcaccaaaggGAATGAGGACAAGAAGCAGGAAGGGAGCCAAGAAAGATGAACAAGAGGATGCCCCGGTATCTAGACCAAGAACCCAGAAAAAGAGGGAGGTAGGCAGAATTCCTGCTGAAGAGAAGGCCATAAAGAGGGACAAAAATactccaaaaagaaagaaaagttcagCCAGGAATTGA
- the LOC139966799 gene encoding uncharacterized protein isoform X1 — protein sequence MVVDYKVPKERTKLKTNEEIALDTQFRKRMKTIRRKNGDCLEDDPDSGVVYLSQIPHSFCEEAMFKYFSQFGRIKRIRLSRCRKSAKSRGFAYVEFEYAEVAKIVAETMNNYLMYRKLIRCKVVPKEELHPDTFKGCFRKFGKPRGRMNSIRRNNSYVNADTKRVSRTLKRKAKQEEKKEKLLKEMGIDFKIDGYEHDFYFQKMEWEAAKVTFAKPGEPTKTQKASPETEDVERQVATDEVEQGQAEVTERSEQPSVKETADSSSADGSKRSTRRSMRKGKKDKAEEIKSSQRLDPKETLESMMVSVEKMSDNMVVSTEEQSSKEAEESLPGDVDKISPKGMRTRSRKGAKKDEQEDAPVSRPRTQKKREVGRIPAEEKAIKRDKNTPKRKKSSARN from the exons ATGGTAGTCGATTACAAGGTTCCAAAAGAGAGGACAAAACTGAAGACCAACGAAGAAATAGCACTTGATACACAATTCAGAAAGAGAATGAAAACCATCCGAAGAAAA AATGGAGATTGCCTTGAAGATGATCCTGATTCTGGTGTGGTCTACCTTAGTCAAATACCTCATTCCTTCTGTGAAGAAGCTATGTTCAAGTACTTTTCTCAGTTTGGGAGAATAAAAAGGATAAGGCTTAGTCGTTGTAGGAAG AGTGCAAAAAGTCGAGGTTTTGCTTACGTTGAGTTTGAGTATGCAGAGGTGGCGAAGATTGTTGCAGAGACCATGAACAACTATTTGATGTATAGGAAACTCATCAGAT GCAAGGTAGTGCCAAAGGAAGAGCTTCACCCTGACACCTTCAAGGGATGTTTCAGGAAGTTTGGAAAACCTAGAGGTAGAATGAACAGCATAAGACGTAACAACAGTTATGTGAATGCAGACACGAAGAGAGTCAGCAGAACTCTTAAACGGAAAGCCAAACAGGAAGAAAAGAAGGAGAAACTGTTGAAGGAGATGGGCATTGATTTTAAGATTGATGGATAT GAAcatgatttttattttcagaaaaTGGAATGGGAGGCAGCAAAGGTTACTTTCGCCAAACCAGGTGAACCTACAAAAACTCAGAAGGCAAGTCCAGAGACTGAAGATGTTGAGAGGCAAGTCGCAACAGATGAAGTAGAACAAGGTCAGGCAGAAGTAACTGAGCGATCTGAACAACCATCGGTAAAG GAAACTGCAGATTCTTCATCAGCAGATGGTAGCAAAAGGTCAACAAGGAGAAGTATGAGGAAAGGAAAGAAGGATAAAGCAGAGGAAATCAAATCATCACAGAGATTAGACCCCAAAGAAACGTTGGAAAGTATGATGGTGAGCGTTGAGAAGATGAGTGATAATATGGTAGTTAGTACAGAAGAGcagagttcaaag GAAGCTGAAGAATCACTACCTGGAGATGttgacaaaatatcaccaaaggGAATGAGGACAAGAAGCAGGAAGGGAGCCAAGAAAGATGAACAAGAGGATGCCCCGGTATCTAGACCAAGAACCCAGAAAAAGAGGGAGGTAGGCAGAATTCCTGCTGAAGAGAAGGCCATAAAGAGGGACAAAAATactccaaaaagaaagaaaagttcagCCAGGAATTGA
- the LOC139966799 gene encoding uncharacterized protein isoform X2, producing MVVDYKVPKERTKLKTNEEIALDTQFRKRMKTIRRKNGDCLEDDPDSGVVYLSQIPHSFCEEAMFKYFSQFGRIKRIRLSRCRKSAKSRGFAYVEFEYAEVAKIVAETMNNYLMYRKLIRCKVVPKEELHPDTFKGCFRKFGKPRGRMNSIRRNNSYVNADTKRVSRTLKRKAKQEEKKEKLLKEMGIDFKIDGYKMEWEAAKVTFAKPGEPTKTQKASPETEDVERQVATDEVEQGQAEVTERSEQPSVKETADSSSADGSKRSTRRSMRKGKKDKAEEIKSSQRLDPKETLESMMVSVEKMSDNMVVSTEEQSSKEAEESLPGDVDKISPKGMRTRSRKGAKKDEQEDAPVSRPRTQKKREVGRIPAEEKAIKRDKNTPKRKKSSARN from the exons ATGGTAGTCGATTACAAGGTTCCAAAAGAGAGGACAAAACTGAAGACCAACGAAGAAATAGCACTTGATACACAATTCAGAAAGAGAATGAAAACCATCCGAAGAAAA AATGGAGATTGCCTTGAAGATGATCCTGATTCTGGTGTGGTCTACCTTAGTCAAATACCTCATTCCTTCTGTGAAGAAGCTATGTTCAAGTACTTTTCTCAGTTTGGGAGAATAAAAAGGATAAGGCTTAGTCGTTGTAGGAAG AGTGCAAAAAGTCGAGGTTTTGCTTACGTTGAGTTTGAGTATGCAGAGGTGGCGAAGATTGTTGCAGAGACCATGAACAACTATTTGATGTATAGGAAACTCATCAGAT GCAAGGTAGTGCCAAAGGAAGAGCTTCACCCTGACACCTTCAAGGGATGTTTCAGGAAGTTTGGAAAACCTAGAGGTAGAATGAACAGCATAAGACGTAACAACAGTTATGTGAATGCAGACACGAAGAGAGTCAGCAGAACTCTTAAACGGAAAGCCAAACAGGAAGAAAAGAAGGAGAAACTGTTGAAGGAGATGGGCATTGATTTTAAGATTGATGGATAT aaaaTGGAATGGGAGGCAGCAAAGGTTACTTTCGCCAAACCAGGTGAACCTACAAAAACTCAGAAGGCAAGTCCAGAGACTGAAGATGTTGAGAGGCAAGTCGCAACAGATGAAGTAGAACAAGGTCAGGCAGAAGTAACTGAGCGATCTGAACAACCATCGGTAAAG GAAACTGCAGATTCTTCATCAGCAGATGGTAGCAAAAGGTCAACAAGGAGAAGTATGAGGAAAGGAAAGAAGGATAAAGCAGAGGAAATCAAATCATCACAGAGATTAGACCCCAAAGAAACGTTGGAAAGTATGATGGTGAGCGTTGAGAAGATGAGTGATAATATGGTAGTTAGTACAGAAGAGcagagttcaaag GAAGCTGAAGAATCACTACCTGGAGATGttgacaaaatatcaccaaaggGAATGAGGACAAGAAGCAGGAAGGGAGCCAAGAAAGATGAACAAGAGGATGCCCCGGTATCTAGACCAAGAACCCAGAAAAAGAGGGAGGTAGGCAGAATTCCTGCTGAAGAGAAGGCCATAAAGAGGGACAAAAATactccaaaaagaaagaaaagttcagCCAGGAATTGA